One Malus sylvestris chromosome 14, drMalSylv7.2, whole genome shotgun sequence DNA segment encodes these proteins:
- the LOC126600762 gene encoding protein IQ-DOMAIN 17-like, whose amino-acid sequence MGKKSGTSWLTIVKRAFRSPTKDYDQQKSSKRRDEHEPEEEEKKREKRRWLFRKPTVHVQQCEARTVTVGATPPVNPVLDAEQRHAIAVAAATAAAAEAAVATAQAAEEIVRLTRPTNFAREHYAATLIQTAFRGYLARRALRALKGLVKLQALVRGHNVRKQAKLTLKCMQALVRVQDQVHNERSRLSHDAGRNSMFAETGLHLWESRIQDIRDRKSISREKILSGEDYWDDGLEPIPRSRKEAALKREKALAYAFSHQIWRPGRNPSAGDDAEIEERTRWLERWMATKQFENSSRASIDKRDSIKTVEIDKNSRPSSYTSPNVRISHSQQQKQPASYAIASASPLHKSQNMDHLSPATPSPSELKTLKVRSASPRCPKEEKYYCSSAAHTPSLSGFNAYCSFKGAMCRSGTPNYMAATESAKAKAQSLSAPRTRPSTPERERGGGSAKKRLSYPVPAEPQPHNCVGIGYSSFSHNLRSPSFKSVQNNGYYGRENSPSYTDSIGGDISPCSTTDLRAFSMQRLKF is encoded by the exons ATGGGAAAGAAAAGTGGGACTTCATGGCTGACTATAGTGAAAAGGGCATTCAGGTCTCCCACTAAAGATTATGATCAGCAAAAAAGCAGCAAAAGAAGAGATGAGCATgaaccagaagaagaagaaaag aagagagagaagagaaggtggCTTTTCCGGAAGCCAACTGTTCATGTTCAACAATGTGAAGCAAGGACAGTGACTGTAGGTGCAACCCCACCTGTGAATCCTGTTTTGGACGCTGAGCAGAGGCACGCAATTGCTGTGGCCGCAGCAACTGCAGCTGCAGCCGAAGCAGCAGTGGCTACTGCCCAAGCGGCGGAAGAAATTGTTCGGCTCACTAGACCGACTAACTTTGCTAGAGAACACTACGCTGCTACACTCATTCAAACAGCATTCAGAGGTTACTTG GCAAGGAGAGCTCTACGTGCACTTAAGGGCCTGGTAAAGCTTCAAGCCTTAGTGAGAGGTCATAACGTTCGGAAGCAAGCAAAGCTGACATTGAAATGCATGCAAGCTCTGGTTCGGGTACAAGATCAGGTTCACAACGAGAGATCAAGGCTTTCGCATGATGCTGGTCGAAACTCCATGTTTGCTGAAACAGGCCTTCACTTGTGGGAATCCAGAATTCAGGATATTCGTGACAGAAAGTCAATA TCTAGAGAGAAAATTCTTAGTGGTGAGGACTATTGGGACGATGGGCTTGAACCCATACCGCGGAGTCGAAAGGAAGCCGCTTTAAAGCGCGAAAAGGCTCTTGCTTATGCTTTCTCTCATCAG ATATGGAGGCCTGGGAGGAACCCGTCTGCAGGTGATGATGCAGAGATAGAAGAGAGAACAAGATGGCTAGAAAGATGGATGGCCACGAAGCAATTCGAAAACAGCAGCCGAGCTTCAATTGACAAAAGGGACTCCATAAAAACAGTTGAAATCGACAAAAATTCCAGGCCTTCCTCATACACGTCTCCAAATGTTCGAATTTCACATTCGCAACAGCAAAAACAACCAGCCTCCTACGCCATTGCTTCAGCTTCACCCCTACACAAATCACAGAACATGGATCATCTCTCGCCCGCAACACCCTCTCCTTCAGAACTGAAAACTCTGAAAGTGCGGTCGGCGAGTCCAAGATGCCCAAAAGAGGAAAAATACTATTGCTCATCAGCTGCACACACACCAAGCCTATCAGGCTTCAATGCTTATTGCAGCTTCAAGGGTGCAATGTGCCGTTCTGGAACACCAAATTACATGGCTGCCACTGAATCCGCAAAAGCCAAGGCTCAATCTCTTAGTGCACCTAGAACAAGACCTTCGACAcccgagagagaaagaggaggcgGTTCAGCCAAGAAACGCCTTTCGTACCCTGTCCCGGCTGAGCCACAACCACATAATTGTGTTGGCATTGGTTATAGTAGCTTCAGCCATAACTTGAGAAGTCCTAGCTTCAAGAGTGTACAAAATAATGGCTACTATGGGAGGGAGAACTCGCCATCGTACACCGATAGCATAGGGGGAGATATTTCTCCATGTTCAACCACTGATCTGAGAGCATTTTCAATGCAAAGACTCAAATTCTAA
- the LOC126600763 gene encoding uncharacterized protein At3g28850-like: protein MGCVSSNLFNHDDEFSQLGSSALSHHIVSLTSSTYGLLTLDPPPPAPTTPPTPPPRFTLGSIFPSPLSDPKSLWSEPRSLWSDPRPLRSDPEVINSWELMAGLDADSFRFSPLPPPKPFVFNDPKNPDKENSNPNRVIFKSPYDGVFRVNNKKDPLDRFEKICPPGGESKVVVYTTTLRGVRRTFEECNAVRAAIEGLGVMIVERDVSMDRGFREELNDLMKGKGKDVAVPPQVFVKGRYIGGAEEVLKILEEGLLVEILAGCPKKKAGSVCEGCGEARFLPCFQCNGSSKMVLVVKDDVAGQRQGTTVVVKCPECNENGLVLCPICS from the coding sequence ATGGGTTGTGTTTCTTCCAATCTCTTCAACCACGACGACGAGTTCTCCCAACTCGGCAGCTCCGCGCTCAGCCACCACATCGTCTCGCTCACTTCCTCCACCTACGGCCTTCTCACTCTGGACCCGCCGCCGCCTGCGCCCACCACTCCGCCGACCCCTCCTCCTCGATTCACTCTCGGGTCCATTTTTCCGAGCCCCCTGTCGGATCCCAAGTCGCTCTGGTCCGAACCCAGGTCGCTATGGTCCGACCCTAGGCCGCTACGGTCCGACCCGGAAGTCATTAACTCATGGGAGCTTATGGCCGGCCTCGACGCTGATAGTTTCCGATTCTCGCCGCTCCCGCCGCCCAAACCCTTCGTTTTCAATGACCCAAAAAACCCCGATAAAGAAAACTCCAACCCGAATCGGGTAATTTTCAAATCTCCGTACGACGGCGTCTTCCGGGTCAACAACAAGAAGGACCCACTTGACCGGTTCGAAAAAATATGCCCACCGGGAGGAGAAAGCAAAGTGGTGGTCTACACTACGACGCTGCGAGGAGTGCGGCGGACTTTCGAGGAGTGTAACGCCGTCCGGGCGGCGATAGAAGGCCTCGGGGTGATGATTGTCGAGCGTGACGTGTCGATGGATCGCGGGTTCAGAGAAGAGTTGAACGATTTGATGAAGGGGAAAGGGAAGGACGTGGCGGTGCCGCCTCAGGTGTTTGTGAAGGGGAGATATATAGGCGGCGCTGAGGAGGTGTTGAAGATTTTGGAGGAGGGTTTGCTGGTTGAGATTCTTGCTGGGTGTCCAAAGAAAAAAGCTGGGTCTGTGTGTGAAGGGTGTGGGGAGGCAAGGTTCTTGCCCTGCTTCCAATGCAATGGGAGCTCAAAGATGGTGCTGGTGGTGAAGGATGACGTGGCCGGGCAGCGGCAGGGGACGACGGTGGTGGTGAAGTGTCCTGAGTGTAATGAGAATGGGTTGGTGCTTTGCCCAatttgtagctga
- the LOC126600764 gene encoding NAC domain-containing protein 43-like, producing the protein MSDDHMSLSINGQSQVPPGFRFHPTEEELLHYYLRKKVAFERIDLDVIREVDLNKLEPWDIQEKCKIGSTPQNDWYFFSHKDKKYPTGTRTNRATTAGFWKATGRDKIIYSGFKRIGLRKTLVFYKGRAPHGQKSDWIMHEYRLEESNSTHDTTVSSSMGESMTEEGWVVCRVFKKKNYQKALESPKASFSMDSSNNQIHGSRNDGVLDQILMYMGRTCKLENHDEPLTMNNISERFMHLPRLESPTLPNLPAFDQDRSFKACYQAIDDMFIETEPPSTNQQSNGCDNNELVDDHEDPKRRVNDWVTLDRLVASQLGQLNGQDQVTPKHLSCFGDPNMAFCSSPPPRNDHDHDVQLSYPYLRTSSSSHHQSDVYNNENDLWNFTKSSSSPSSTDPLCHLSV; encoded by the exons ATGTCTGATGATCATATGAGTCTATCAATAAATGGTCAATCTCAAGTTCCTCCAGGTTTCCGATTCCATCCAACCGAAGAGGAGCTTCTTCACTACTATCTTAGGAAGAAAGTTGCCTTTGAGAGGATTGATCTTGATGTAATTCGAGAAGTTGATCTTAATAAGCTTGAGCCATGGGACATTCAAG AGAAGTGCAAAATAGGTTCCACTCCACAAAATGATTGGTACTTCTTCAGTCATAAGGACAAGAAATACCCAACCGGAACTCGAACCAATCGGGCAACGACTGCCGGGTTTTGGAAGGCCACCGGGCGGGACAAGATCATCTATAGCGGCTTCAAAAGAATTGGATTGAGAAAGACACTTGTGTTTTATAAGGGTCGAGCTCCTCATGGACAAAAGTCAGATTGGATCATGCATGAATATAGGCTTGAGGAAAGCAACAGCACTCATGACACCACC GTTTCTAGCTCAATGGGGGAGTCGATGACCGAAGAGGGGTGGGTGGTTTGCCGAGTATTCAAGAAGAAGAACTATCAGAAAGCCTTAGAGAGCCCTAAAGCCTCATTCTCCATGGACTCATCAAACAACCAAATACATGGTTCAAGAAACGATGGTGTTCTTGATCAAATACTAATGTACATGGGAAGAACTTGCAAGCTCGAAAATCATGATGAACCCTTAACCATGAATAACATCTCAGAAAGATTTATGCATCTGCCAAGGCTTGAGAGCCCAACTCTTCCAAACCTTCCCGCTTTCGATCAGGATCGTAGCTTCAAAGCTTGCTATCAGGCCATTGATGACATGTTCATAGAAACTGAGCCGCCTTCAACAAACCAACAAAGCAATGGTTGCGACAATAATGAGCTAGTTGATGATCACGAGGACCCCAAAAGAAGGGTAAATGACTGGGTTACCCTTGATAGGCTTGTGGCATCCCAACTAGGTCAACTCAATGGCCAAGATCAAGTGACACCAAAGCACTTGTCTTGCTTTGGAGATCCAAACATGGCCTTTTGTTCTTCCCCTCCTCCTCGTAATGATCATGACCATGACGTACAACTATCATATCCATACCTACGTACAAGTAGTTCATCCCATCATCAATCCGACGTATACAACAACGAGAATGATCTGTGGAACTTCACCAAATCGTCGTCATCACCGTCATCAACGGACCCGCTTTGCCACTTGTCGGTGTAA